A region from the Desulfitobacterium dehalogenans ATCC 51507 genome encodes:
- a CDS encoding MBL fold metallo-hydrolase encodes MIREVYPQIYLNEVPLPKNPLKALNSYIILSEDRPLIFDTGFNKEECKKALMEGIAASGIDLKRTDLVLTHMHIDHSGLADYLWKQGCKVYIGKKDGTLLNNFRTSPELVLNHLSEGLNLKQGIGIKEIEAFDIAPKEPFEYTPLQEGDCLEVGPYQFEVIDIPGHSPGHIGLYERKHKLFFGGDHILNEITPNITFWHYKIDSLGNFIESLNKIRQFDIDWVFPAHRSLIRNHRQRIDELIAHHQERLEEITGILCDGKKTVMETAARMRWDLNYKSWNDFPLTQKWFASGEAMAHLEHLVYKGEAQRVSFDGKHNYELVNP; translated from the coding sequence ATGATTCGTGAAGTTTATCCCCAAATTTATTTAAATGAAGTTCCATTGCCGAAAAATCCACTGAAGGCATTAAATAGCTATATTATCCTTTCCGAAGACCGTCCCCTGATTTTTGATACGGGGTTTAATAAGGAAGAGTGTAAAAAGGCTCTTATGGAAGGGATTGCTGCATCAGGCATTGATCTTAAACGGACAGATTTAGTGCTGACCCATATGCATATCGACCATTCCGGACTGGCCGACTATCTATGGAAACAAGGGTGTAAGGTCTATATCGGGAAGAAAGATGGCACCCTGCTGAATAACTTCAGAACTTCTCCTGAACTTGTGCTGAACCATCTGAGTGAGGGCCTTAATTTGAAACAAGGAATCGGGATAAAGGAGATAGAAGCCTTCGATATAGCTCCTAAGGAGCCTTTTGAATACACTCCACTGCAAGAAGGGGACTGTTTGGAGGTGGGGCCCTATCAATTCGAAGTTATCGATATTCCTGGTCATAGCCCAGGGCACATAGGTCTGTACGAAAGAAAGCATAAGCTGTTTTTCGGCGGGGATCATATTCTTAATGAGATAACTCCCAATATTACCTTTTGGCACTACAAAATCGATAGTCTGGGAAACTTTATTGAAAGCCTGAACAAGATTCGCCAGTTTGATATTGATTGGGTGTTTCCAGCTCATCGCAGCCTTATTCGAAACCACCGGCAACGAATTGACGAATTGATAGCTCATCACCAGGAACGACTCGAGGAAATCACCGGGATTCTGTGTGATGGTAAAAAAACCGTTATGGAGACAGCTGCAAGAATGCGCTGGGATTTGAACTATAAGAGCTGGAATGATTTTCCCCTAACCCAAAAGTGGTTTGCCTCTGGCGAAGCCATGGCTCATCTGGAGCATCTGGTGTATAAAGGAGAGGCCCAGCGAGTGAGTTTCGATGGGAAGCATAACTATGAATTGGTTAATCCGTGA
- a CDS encoding CBS domain-containing protein → MKVQDIMKTNVITISPNTEIREIAKLLCDHHISGVPVLDFFGNLIGIVSEGDLLHKETNPRVPEAVGFLGALIYYRGVKQYESDLKKLVALKASEIMTQEVITLNKDATIEEAASLMIKHNVKRLPIMEDGKMIGIISRKDVIKVLIEE, encoded by the coding sequence ATGAAGGTTCAGGATATTATGAAGACTAATGTTATTACAATTTCACCGAATACCGAGATTAGAGAAATCGCTAAGCTACTATGTGACCATCATATTTCCGGGGTTCCAGTCCTCGACTTTTTCGGCAATTTAATTGGTATTGTCAGCGAAGGCGACCTGCTTCATAAAGAAACCAACCCTCGGGTTCCTGAAGCGGTGGGATTCTTGGGTGCTCTGATCTATTACCGTGGAGTCAAGCAATATGAATCTGATCTAAAAAAATTAGTTGCCCTCAAAGCCTCGGAGATTATGACTCAAGAGGTTATAACCCTTAATAAAGACGCTACTATTGAGGAAGCCGCCTCTCTGATGATCAAGCATAATGTGAAACGATTGCCCATCATGGAGGACGGAAAAATGATCGGAATCATCAGTCGAAAAGATGTCATTAAGGTTCTTATTGAGGAGTAG
- a CDS encoding Ig-like domain-containing alpha-2-macroglobulin family protein yields the protein MKDEPKPSQGKGYRGPKNWKAAAGLSLVILLLAAFFWGAGELGTPPNVHASKVTIKALHTDKLGVDLDSPFVLTSSEPLSEKTITTALHINPQFSYTLDKQTGGLEYKIIPQEQLTANTIYTLTFDPNGSGQENLSWAFQTKGEFRVINALPRRESTHVPISTGIEITFSHDSYEIGTLKDYFSISPHVEGAFEKHKKTLVFVPKGLEPSTIYTVALKKGFPLMETHQTLAEDYVFSFETGSGSENTDQFAFDVNSELTEFSTADVPAFPAYFSNSFIPPLHIDLYRYPDYKVFQGALGQRDRNPRWSYFAWNRYRGDMNPQYKVAEYETEFLRIDDYNHYVLFPEELEAGYYVAELKAGESIRQIWFQVSDLAVYLARGEENTLFWANDLNRKAPAAHAQVTIDSRNLSTAADESGAVLIQESLVGTEQDYALVKSGNKETLIPLEPWPQWYTQDRQRAIHYWKYLYLDREIYQPEDTVHFWGVLAPRGKDSLQGQKVPVVKEASIELIASNAFYYEGDDGGPILTQTLPIQEMTYQGQLKLPVLKPGYYYLQLKSEGNVLLTRGFEVATYQKPAYKLSLSQDKRAVFVGEAMNFQVKSAFFEGTPVPGLQCAYTIQDKKGSVITDDQGEAALSFSPALNEEDYSPYRYLYLGMNAILPEVGEIYSSGGLYVFKSKVYLTGEAKRHESGYTLKAQLSAVDLTGINAGKDFSEEHFLKESIPNQPVKGHLYQEVWTKVEAGQRYDFINKEVVKNYYYDYSVKHQGDFDLVTDAQGMVSYTGDLPEPRNSYYLELVAEDSEGHPFKKRIYIGNSGSFNPEHPYYYLQGDRGAEGYEPGEEVEVTFMMNDQEFTTGEKNLLFFRGQKFIEDYQVSAHPLYGFTFEQGHNPNLTVYGVHFDGYRYHEASWLTVPFAREIKALEVKIGADQKEYRPGDTVMLELQVLDPKNQPVPGAQVNLNLVDEALFSLREQNVYFRDALYGDTIHLSLLTRKSHNHPELPGGAEQGGEGGSERKDFRDTVLFTTVVTDEQGKAKAQFQLPDNLTSWRVTYHAFTQHLQAGSGTTQIPVRLPFFIEMNVNSFFLSGDSPVVILRSFGEKLKANQKVDYKINLISGRGEEKSWTERTQSFQALDWKLPALDAGRYTLTVAAESGGLKDVLTKEFVIEDSFQARTVTSQNLLSEGVEIKGSVKEPTTVVFSDAEKSQNLEGLYRMAWSHGSRLEQKLARLEARKLLKEYFPEEEFFAEGEEQESLLNYQQMDGGISILPYGASELALSAQVASTTSGIVDERALAGYFYSILAVQEEGKDRSLALLGLAALKEPVLLLINEEYQKKDLAPEVKINLASALLEIGDGAYAEQVYQDLIKPYGEDLGATMRIKGGQDQDEIIQATTQMALLASRLNQPEKNKLYQYLLENQGKDILNLVEQIQILKYNLKFMQSAPVSFTYELYGKKEKKTLQGKEVFKLTLQPEELKTIQFSEIEGQVGIVSTYSQPIKAGETGKGEDLSISHKFLVDGQETITIKRSDLVQVVITYHIGEKAPAGLYEMIDVLPAGLTYIPRPYNYRGDSSNLSIRWSYPVEVNGQRLVFQCDKEQKQITYLARVISPGEFTAEAPVLSHITNSGIYTSGKEAKVLIE from the coding sequence ATGAAGGATGAACCGAAGCCATCACAAGGAAAAGGGTACAGAGGTCCAAAGAATTGGAAAGCCGCTGCCGGCTTGAGCCTTGTAATTCTCTTGCTGGCAGCTTTTTTCTGGGGAGCGGGAGAACTGGGTACCCCTCCTAATGTACATGCCTCTAAGGTGACCATTAAGGCCTTGCATACAGATAAGCTGGGAGTGGATCTTGACAGTCCTTTTGTCTTAACCAGTTCGGAACCTTTGAGCGAAAAGACTATAACCACAGCTTTACATATTAACCCCCAATTTTCTTATACCCTGGATAAGCAAACCGGGGGACTGGAATATAAGATTATCCCCCAAGAGCAGTTAACAGCCAATACTATTTATACCCTAACCTTTGACCCAAACGGGTCAGGGCAAGAGAACCTGAGCTGGGCCTTCCAGACCAAAGGGGAATTTCGGGTCATCAACGCTCTGCCCCGGCGTGAGAGTACCCATGTCCCAATCAGCACGGGCATTGAGATAACTTTTTCCCATGATAGTTATGAAATCGGCACCCTCAAAGACTATTTTAGCATATCCCCTCATGTGGAAGGTGCTTTCGAAAAACACAAAAAGACTTTGGTTTTTGTCCCTAAAGGACTCGAACCATCCACCATCTATACCGTAGCCTTGAAAAAGGGTTTCCCCTTAATGGAAACCCATCAGACCTTGGCGGAAGACTATGTCTTTAGTTTCGAAACGGGTTCGGGAAGTGAAAACACCGATCAATTTGCCTTTGATGTGAACTCCGAACTTACTGAGTTTAGTACAGCAGATGTTCCTGCTTTTCCAGCTTATTTCTCTAACTCGTTCATTCCTCCCCTTCATATAGACCTGTATCGCTATCCGGATTATAAAGTCTTCCAAGGAGCCTTAGGTCAGAGGGATCGGAATCCTCGTTGGTCCTATTTTGCCTGGAACCGGTATCGAGGAGATATGAACCCTCAGTATAAAGTGGCTGAATACGAGACGGAATTCCTTAGAATCGACGACTATAATCATTATGTCCTTTTCCCCGAAGAGCTGGAAGCCGGTTATTATGTCGCTGAATTGAAAGCGGGAGAAAGCATCCGGCAAATATGGTTTCAAGTCAGCGATTTAGCGGTATACCTAGCTCGGGGGGAAGAGAACACTCTGTTTTGGGCCAATGATCTAAACAGGAAGGCCCCGGCAGCTCATGCTCAGGTTACAATTGACAGCAGGAATCTTTCCACAGCCGCAGATGAATCAGGAGCGGTTTTGATACAGGAAAGTCTGGTAGGGACAGAGCAGGATTATGCCTTGGTGAAAAGTGGGAATAAAGAGACTCTCATACCCCTGGAACCTTGGCCTCAGTGGTATACCCAAGATAGGCAGAGAGCGATTCATTATTGGAAATATCTCTATTTGGACAGGGAGATTTACCAGCCTGAAGATACGGTCCATTTTTGGGGAGTTCTTGCTCCCAGAGGCAAGGACAGTCTTCAGGGGCAAAAGGTACCGGTAGTCAAAGAGGCAAGTATAGAACTGATTGCCAGCAATGCCTTTTATTATGAAGGGGATGATGGGGGGCCGATTTTGACTCAGACCCTTCCCATCCAGGAGATGACCTATCAGGGACAGCTCAAGCTGCCCGTGCTCAAGCCGGGGTATTATTACCTGCAGCTTAAATCAGAAGGGAATGTACTGCTCACCAGGGGTTTTGAAGTGGCTACCTACCAAAAGCCTGCCTATAAGCTGTCTTTAAGTCAGGATAAGAGGGCCGTTTTTGTGGGGGAGGCTATGAATTTCCAGGTGAAAAGCGCCTTTTTTGAAGGAACCCCCGTTCCGGGCTTGCAATGTGCTTACACGATCCAAGATAAGAAGGGGTCAGTCATAACCGATGACCAAGGAGAGGCTGCACTATCTTTCAGCCCGGCACTTAATGAAGAGGATTATAGCCCTTATCGCTATCTTTACTTAGGGATGAACGCCATCTTGCCTGAAGTAGGGGAGATTTATTCATCCGGTGGGCTTTATGTCTTTAAAAGCAAGGTCTATTTGACAGGAGAAGCCAAGCGTCATGAGAGTGGATATACTCTTAAAGCCCAGCTGTCCGCTGTGGATTTGACGGGTATCAACGCGGGAAAAGACTTTAGTGAGGAGCATTTTCTCAAAGAGTCCATCCCAAATCAGCCTGTTAAGGGCCACCTCTATCAGGAGGTATGGACAAAGGTAGAAGCCGGTCAGCGCTACGATTTTATCAACAAAGAGGTCGTGAAAAACTATTATTATGACTATTCCGTCAAGCATCAGGGAGACTTCGACTTGGTAACGGATGCCCAAGGAATGGTAAGCTATACCGGTGATTTGCCGGAACCCCGGAATTCCTATTACCTGGAGCTTGTTGCTGAGGATAGTGAAGGTCACCCTTTCAAGAAAAGGATCTATATAGGGAACAGTGGCAGCTTTAATCCGGAGCATCCCTATTATTACCTCCAAGGGGATAGAGGTGCAGAAGGGTATGAGCCTGGAGAAGAAGTCGAAGTGACCTTTATGATGAATGACCAGGAATTTACGACTGGGGAGAAGAATCTCCTTTTCTTCAGAGGACAAAAGTTTATCGAGGATTATCAGGTCAGTGCCCACCCTTTATACGGCTTCACCTTTGAACAGGGGCATAATCCCAATCTCACGGTATATGGGGTTCACTTTGATGGATACAGATACCACGAGGCCTCCTGGCTTACGGTTCCCTTTGCCAGAGAGATCAAAGCTTTAGAGGTGAAAATCGGGGCGGATCAGAAAGAGTATCGGCCGGGAGATACGGTGATGCTTGAGCTTCAGGTTCTTGATCCGAAGAATCAACCCGTTCCTGGAGCACAGGTTAACCTAAATTTAGTGGACGAAGCTCTCTTTAGCCTACGTGAGCAAAACGTGTATTTCCGCGATGCCCTTTATGGAGATACAATCCATCTTTCCCTCCTTACCCGGAAGTCCCACAACCATCCTGAATTACCAGGGGGGGCCGAGCAGGGAGGAGAAGGGGGTTCGGAGCGGAAAGATTTCCGTGATACAGTGCTTTTCACCACGGTGGTGACGGATGAACAGGGCAAGGCCAAGGCACAGTTCCAATTGCCGGATAATCTAACGTCTTGGCGGGTAACTTATCATGCTTTTACCCAACATCTTCAGGCCGGCAGCGGTACCACCCAGATTCCGGTTCGTTTGCCCTTCTTTATCGAAATGAATGTCAATAGCTTCTTTTTGTCAGGAGACTCTCCTGTAGTGATTCTCCGTTCTTTCGGGGAGAAACTCAAGGCCAATCAGAAAGTAGACTACAAAATAAACCTGATCTCAGGCCGGGGAGAAGAAAAGAGCTGGACGGAAAGGACCCAGTCCTTCCAAGCTTTGGACTGGAAGCTGCCAGCTTTAGATGCGGGGAGGTATACTCTGACAGTTGCCGCTGAAAGCGGTGGATTGAAGGATGTTCTTACGAAGGAGTTTGTAATCGAAGATTCCTTCCAAGCGAGAACCGTCACATCCCAGAATCTCCTGAGCGAAGGGGTTGAGATCAAAGGTTCTGTAAAGGAACCTACTACAGTGGTTTTTAGCGATGCAGAGAAGAGTCAGAACCTCGAAGGTCTATACCGGATGGCTTGGTCCCATGGCAGTCGATTGGAGCAAAAGCTGGCCAGGCTGGAAGCGCGAAAACTTCTCAAGGAGTACTTTCCTGAGGAAGAGTTCTTTGCTGAGGGAGAAGAACAGGAATCCCTCCTCAACTATCAACAAATGGACGGAGGAATCAGCATTCTCCCCTATGGGGCAAGCGAACTGGCTTTGTCAGCTCAGGTAGCCTCCACAACCTCGGGAATAGTTGATGAAAGGGCTTTGGCGGGCTATTTCTATAGCATCCTGGCAGTTCAGGAGGAAGGCAAAGACCGAAGCCTGGCCCTCTTAGGTTTAGCTGCACTTAAGGAACCTGTTTTGCTGCTCATCAATGAGGAATATCAAAAGAAAGATTTAGCACCTGAGGTAAAGATCAACCTGGCTTCAGCTCTGTTGGAGATTGGGGATGGAGCCTATGCTGAGCAAGTATACCAGGATTTGATCAAACCCTACGGAGAAGACCTGGGTGCCACCATGAGGATCAAGGGAGGGCAGGACCAGGATGAAATTATTCAGGCCACGACCCAGATGGCGCTCCTTGCCTCTCGACTGAATCAACCGGAAAAAAATAAGCTCTACCAGTACCTGCTGGAGAACCAAGGGAAGGATATTCTTAATCTGGTGGAACAGATTCAAATCCTTAAGTACAATTTGAAATTTATGCAATCAGCTCCGGTGAGCTTCACTTATGAGCTGTATGGGAAAAAAGAGAAGAAAACTCTGCAAGGCAAGGAGGTATTTAAACTCACCCTTCAACCGGAAGAATTGAAAACCATCCAATTCAGTGAGATTGAAGGGCAAGTGGGGATAGTCTCCACCTACAGCCAACCCATAAAGGCCGGAGAGACAGGAAAGGGGGAGGATTTGTCCATTAGCCATAAGTTTTTGGTTGACGGTCAGGAAACCATCACCATCAAGCGTTCCGACCTGGTTCAGGTTGTCATTACTTATCATATAGGAGAAAAGGCGCCTGCCGGACTCTATGAGATGATTGATGTCTTGCCGGCGGGGCTCACCTATATTCCCCGACCCTATAATTATCGGGGGGATTCCTCCAACTTGAGTATCCGTTGGAGTTATCCGGTAGAAGTGAATGGACAAAGGCTTGTGTTCCAATGTGATAAAGAGCAAAAGCAGATAACCTATTTAGCGCGGGTGATTTCGCCCGGGGAGTTTACCGCTGAAGCCCCTGTCTTAAGCCATATTACAAACAGCGGGATCTACACCAGTGGGAAAGAAGCTAAAGTCCTTATAGAATAA
- the amrB gene encoding AmmeMemoRadiSam system protein B: MEKGKGAASLLVIVCAAFLLLLGSGVGGEFRTEKNWAEAVRNQGTQNPGVSVHPSFVTQHELSTALAKGSTDPTFIDGRIISVVIPHHLVADRLIVNAMAALARQEPRLVIVVGPNHFNKGGKVITGASGWQTPAGILPSEENLVKHLIEKGLAVADEEVLAQEHSIGALVPFIKHFLPESKILPVILHHDVSIREVDALLSGLAPFMDEKAVLIASVDFSHYLTRSEAQAKDLETLEVMRNFDYATLLRLNNDYVDSPISLATAFRLAEKEGIRTFTILDNTNSGIIMQNDTIETTSYFTLMFTQK, translated from the coding sequence ATGGAAAAGGGAAAAGGTGCTGCATCCCTATTAGTTATTGTCTGTGCAGCTTTCCTCCTGCTTCTGGGTTCAGGGGTAGGGGGAGAGTTCCGGACAGAGAAGAATTGGGCCGAGGCAGTGCGGAACCAGGGAACCCAGAATCCAGGCGTATCTGTCCACCCCAGCTTTGTTACTCAACACGAATTGAGTACAGCGTTAGCTAAGGGCTCGACAGATCCGACCTTCATTGATGGGAGAATTATCAGTGTAGTAATACCTCATCATTTAGTGGCCGATCGCCTCATTGTCAACGCTATGGCAGCCTTAGCCCGGCAGGAGCCCCGCTTGGTGATTGTCGTTGGTCCTAATCATTTTAATAAAGGTGGAAAGGTCATTACTGGGGCTTCCGGTTGGCAGACCCCCGCAGGCATCCTCCCTTCAGAAGAAAATCTGGTCAAGCATCTTATAGAGAAGGGGCTGGCGGTTGCAGATGAGGAAGTTCTGGCTCAGGAGCATTCCATTGGTGCTCTGGTACCTTTCATAAAGCACTTTTTGCCGGAAAGCAAAATTCTTCCCGTAATACTTCATCATGATGTTAGTATCCGGGAAGTAGATGCTCTTTTGAGCGGTTTAGCTCCCTTTATGGATGAAAAGGCTGTTCTAATTGCCTCAGTGGATTTCTCTCATTATCTTACTCGAAGTGAGGCTCAGGCCAAGGATCTCGAGACCCTGGAGGTTATGAGAAATTTTGATTATGCCACCCTTCTTCGTCTGAACAACGATTATGTGGATTCGCCTATTTCTTTGGCCACGGCTTTTCGCTTAGCAGAAAAAGAGGGTATCAGAACGTTTACCATCCTTGATAACACCAATTCGGGCATTATCATGCAAAACGATACTATAGAAACGACCAGCTATTTCACCTTAATGTTCACTCAAAAATGA
- the fdhD gene encoding formate dehydrogenase accessory sulfurtransferase FdhD, giving the protein MSSLSANTIETQVIKITGTDKEAVKELVVIEKALTVFINGKEFATMVCTPTQEKELVIGFLCSEGIINDPNQIKKITQDKREGLVWVETTEERTLSEDLFLKRYLTSCCGKGKSTFYFANDARLAQKVESQHTITSQEVSHYINLLEDNSELFHLTGGVHGGALASGGSLDYSAMDIGRHNVLDKLYGHAFLNGTDISQKVIVFSGRISSEILIKAAKMGCPILIGVSAPTDLALELAEELGITVLGFARENRMNIYTHPERIIVC; this is encoded by the coding sequence ATGAGCAGCCTTTCAGCCAATACAATTGAGACTCAGGTCATCAAAATTACAGGAACAGATAAAGAAGCTGTCAAGGAACTGGTTGTCATCGAAAAGGCTCTCACAGTCTTTATCAATGGTAAAGAATTTGCGACTATGGTCTGTACGCCTACTCAGGAGAAGGAATTAGTCATAGGCTTCCTCTGTTCAGAAGGGATCATCAATGATCCTAATCAGATAAAGAAGATTACCCAGGATAAAAGGGAAGGACTTGTGTGGGTGGAGACCACTGAGGAACGAACCCTCAGTGAAGACCTTTTTCTGAAACGTTATCTCACTTCCTGCTGTGGTAAAGGGAAGAGTACTTTCTATTTTGCTAATGATGCCCGATTGGCCCAAAAAGTAGAGAGCCAGCATACCATTACCTCGCAAGAAGTCAGTCATTACATCAATCTCTTGGAAGACAACTCGGAACTGTTTCATCTTACCGGAGGAGTCCATGGGGGAGCCTTGGCTTCTGGAGGTTCCTTGGATTATAGTGCTATGGATATTGGCAGACACAATGTCCTGGATAAATTGTATGGACATGCTTTTCTCAATGGAACCGACATCTCCCAAAAGGTGATTGTGTTTAGCGGTCGGATTTCCTCGGAAATCCTCATTAAAGCGGCCAAGATGGGCTGCCCCATTCTCATCGGGGTATCAGCCCCCACAGATCTGGCCCTTGAGCTTGCGGAGGAACTGGGTATTACTGTTCTCGGATTTGCCCGGGAAAACCGTATGAATATCTACACTCATCCTGAGCGAATTATAGTATGCTGA
- a CDS encoding helix-turn-helix domain-containing protein yields MIEVGEFIRAIRKRRNLTTTQLADQLDLSNGYISLIERNIVSPSLATLKRIAQALNIPLESFFLDPDTEIIYSYLKRDEQSHLPVEDRNWRLLINNSKTNLMGAFIVDSTAADKHVYSHQGVELIYVLEGETSISISKEDYHLRAGDSLYYDASIMHWDNKEPEVPLKLIVVAIPPEDFHF; encoded by the coding sequence TTGATTGAGGTCGGTGAATTTATTCGTGCCATACGAAAAAGGCGCAATCTTACAACCACCCAATTGGCGGATCAATTGGATTTGAGCAATGGCTACATCAGCTTAATTGAGAGGAACATCGTCAGCCCTTCCTTAGCTACTCTCAAGAGAATCGCCCAAGCACTTAATATCCCTCTCGAGTCCTTCTTTTTAGATCCTGATACTGAAATAATTTATAGTTATCTTAAGAGAGATGAGCAGTCACACCTTCCTGTTGAAGACAGGAATTGGCGTTTGCTTATCAATAATTCGAAGACCAATCTTATGGGGGCCTTCATTGTTGATTCAACAGCCGCGGATAAACACGTTTATTCCCACCAAGGGGTTGAATTAATCTATGTTCTGGAAGGCGAAACCTCGATCAGTATAAGCAAAGAGGACTATCACTTAAGGGCCGGAGATTCTTTATATTACGACGCCTCCATTATGCACTGGGATAACAAAGAACCCGAGGTTCCACTGAAGCTTATTGTAGTGGCCATCCCACCGGAAGACTTTCATTTTTAG
- a CDS encoding helix-turn-helix domain-containing protein codes for MADLGSAIRFMRKNQKLSLKDVAEKTELTISHLSQIERNLASPSLITLEKIASALGYPISSFFVNPQFTSTHIPAETQRTIQINPGTTLRFLINNVGQRNQLGAYIAEITDPAGEIMIHHGAKLIYILEGEMHFNVAQKDFHLTEGDSLLFNGNVPHWISHKSKSRLKLFVATTPPEIF; via the coding sequence TTGGCTGATTTAGGTTCGGCAATCCGTTTTATGCGCAAAAACCAGAAACTAAGTTTAAAAGATGTTGCTGAGAAGACAGAGCTAACAATAAGTCATTTGAGTCAAATTGAAAGAAACCTGGCTAGTCCCTCCCTAATCACTTTAGAGAAAATAGCCTCTGCCTTAGGATACCCCATTTCTTCTTTTTTCGTAAACCCTCAATTCACCTCAACTCATATCCCTGCCGAAACTCAGAGAACTATTCAAATCAATCCGGGAACGACCCTTCGTTTTTTAATCAATAATGTTGGCCAAAGGAATCAGCTTGGTGCCTATATCGCTGAGATCACGGATCCCGCTGGAGAAATTATGATTCACCATGGAGCAAAATTAATCTACATTTTAGAAGGAGAAATGCATTTCAATGTAGCTCAAAAAGACTTTCATCTTACTGAAGGAGATTCTCTCTTATTTAACGGCAATGTTCCGCACTGGATCAGCCACAAATCCAAGTCAAGACTTAAACTTTTCGTGGCCACAACTCCACCTGAAATTTTCTAA